A genomic window from Glycine max cultivar Williams 82 chromosome 17, Glycine_max_v4.0, whole genome shotgun sequence includes:
- the LOC100306431 gene encoding glycosyltransferase BC10 isoform X2 has protein sequence MKKERAWPQFTRNLLIMVGSRNRPQLRRPTWIIVLLSIVSVFLIAAYVYPPHSPSACSLFSSHGCGSGAFDLPPAAHTRELTDAEVESRVVINEILNNYYMHTKKPKVAFLFLSPGSLPFEKLWHMFFQGHEGKFSVYVHSSKEKPTHVSSFFVGREIHSEPVGWGKISMVEAERRLLAHALLDPDNQHFVLLSESCIPVRRFEFVYNYLLLTNVSFIDSYVDPGPHGNGRYIEHMLPEVEKKDFRKGSQPNMEGNRNCYADEHYLPTFFTMLDPGGIANWSVTYVDWSEGKWHPRSFRARDITYQVMKNIAYIDESPHFTSDAKRTVVITPCMLNGSKRSCYLFARKFFPETQDRLIQLYSNSTIF, from the exons ATGAAGAAGGAACGTGCATGGCCGCAATTCACAAGGAATCTTTTGATCATGGTTGGATCAAGAAACCGGCCACAGTTGAGGAGGCCTACTTGGATTATTGTTCTGCTTTCCATAGTGAGTGTGTTTCTGATTGCTGCCTATGTTTACCCGCCGCATAGCCCCTCGGCGTGTTCGCTCTTTTCCTCCCATGGTTGTGGTAGTGGTGCTTTTGATCTGCCTCCGGCTGCTCATACCCGCGAATTGACTGATGCGGAGGTTGAGTCCCGGGTTGTTATTAATGAGATCCTGAACAATTATTATATGCACACCAAGAAACCTAAAgttgcttttttgtttttgagtcCGGGTTCGTTGCCCTTCGAGAAGCTCTGGCACATGTTCTTTCAG GGTCATGAGGGAAAATTCTCTGTTTATGTACATTCGTCAAAGGAAAAACCAACACATGTCAGCTCCTTCTTTGTTGGCCGAGAGATTCACAGTGAACCG GTAGGCTGGGGAAAAATTTCTATGGTTGAGGCAGAAAGGAGACTTTTGGCACATGCACTTTTAGACCCTGATAACCAACATTTTGTCTTATTGTCTGAAAG TTGTATACCTGTGCGCCGCTTTGAATTTGTGTACAACTACTTATTATTAACAAATGTCAGCTTTATTGACag CTATGTGGATCCTGGTCCTCATGGAAATGGCAGATATATAGAACATATGTTGCCTGAAGTAGAAAAGAAGGATTTCCGAAAGGGTTCACAG CCAAATATGGAGGGAAACCGCAACTGCTATGCTGATGAGCATTACCTGCCAACCTTCTTTACT ATGCTTGATCCTGGTGGAATCGCAAATTGGTCGGTAACATATGTTGATTGGTCTGAAGGAAAATGGCATCCAAGATCATTCAGAGCTCGGGATATTACTTATCAAGTCATGAAAAACATAGCA TATATTGACGAAAGTCCACATTTTACAAGTGATGCAAAG AGAACAGTGGTGATTACACCTTGCATGTTGAACGGCTCGAAACGATCATGTTATCTATTTGCCAGGAAGTTTTTCCCAGAAACTCAGGATAGATTGATCCAACTCTACTCTAATTCTACAATATTCTAA
- the LOC100306431 gene encoding glycosyltransferase BC10 isoform X1: protein MKKERAWPQFTRNLLIMVGSRNRPQLRRPTWIIVLLSIVSVFLIAAYVYPPHSPSACSLFSSHGCGSGAFDLPPAAHTRELTDAEVESRVVINEILNNYYMHTKKPKVAFLFLSPGSLPFEKLWHMFFQGHEGKFSVYVHSSKEKPTHVSSFFVGREIHSEPVGWGKISMVEAERRLLAHALLDPDNQHFVLLSESCIPVRRFEFVYNYLLLTNVSFIDSYVDPGPHGNGRYIEHMLPEVEKKDFRKGSQWFSMKRQHAIIVMADSLYFTKFKHHCRPNMEGNRNCYADEHYLPTFFTMLDPGGIANWSVTYVDWSEGKWHPRSFRARDITYQVMKNIAYIDESPHFTSDAKRTVVITPCMLNGSKRSCYLFARKFFPETQDRLIQLYSNSTIF from the exons ATGAAGAAGGAACGTGCATGGCCGCAATTCACAAGGAATCTTTTGATCATGGTTGGATCAAGAAACCGGCCACAGTTGAGGAGGCCTACTTGGATTATTGTTCTGCTTTCCATAGTGAGTGTGTTTCTGATTGCTGCCTATGTTTACCCGCCGCATAGCCCCTCGGCGTGTTCGCTCTTTTCCTCCCATGGTTGTGGTAGTGGTGCTTTTGATCTGCCTCCGGCTGCTCATACCCGCGAATTGACTGATGCGGAGGTTGAGTCCCGGGTTGTTATTAATGAGATCCTGAACAATTATTATATGCACACCAAGAAACCTAAAgttgcttttttgtttttgagtcCGGGTTCGTTGCCCTTCGAGAAGCTCTGGCACATGTTCTTTCAG GGTCATGAGGGAAAATTCTCTGTTTATGTACATTCGTCAAAGGAAAAACCAACACATGTCAGCTCCTTCTTTGTTGGCCGAGAGATTCACAGTGAACCG GTAGGCTGGGGAAAAATTTCTATGGTTGAGGCAGAAAGGAGACTTTTGGCACATGCACTTTTAGACCCTGATAACCAACATTTTGTCTTATTGTCTGAAAG TTGTATACCTGTGCGCCGCTTTGAATTTGTGTACAACTACTTATTATTAACAAATGTCAGCTTTATTGACag CTATGTGGATCCTGGTCCTCATGGAAATGGCAGATATATAGAACATATGTTGCCTGAAGTAGAAAAGAAGGATTTCCGAAAGGGTTCACAG TGGTTCTCAATGAAACGGCAGCATGCTATAATAGTTATGGCAGATAGTCTCTATTTTACAAAATTCAAGCACCATTGCAGG CCAAATATGGAGGGAAACCGCAACTGCTATGCTGATGAGCATTACCTGCCAACCTTCTTTACT ATGCTTGATCCTGGTGGAATCGCAAATTGGTCGGTAACATATGTTGATTGGTCTGAAGGAAAATGGCATCCAAGATCATTCAGAGCTCGGGATATTACTTATCAAGTCATGAAAAACATAGCA TATATTGACGAAAGTCCACATTTTACAAGTGATGCAAAG AGAACAGTGGTGATTACACCTTGCATGTTGAACGGCTCGAAACGATCATGTTATCTATTTGCCAGGAAGTTTTTCCCAGAAACTCAGGATAGATTGATCCAACTCTACTCTAATTCTACAATATTCTAA